In one window of Haemophilus parainfluenzae DNA:
- a CDS encoding ABC transporter ATP-binding protein, giving the protein MVNIQDLSLAFGEQVLFEHLDLTLLPNEWVSLLGCSGVGKSTLLRLIAGLEIPGKVQGNITSHPHIRVAWLPQKDTLYPWLSIVDNVQLENVLFGNKSAKTTIRAKVLLEQVGMSEHLHKNSAQLSGGQKQRVALARVLMQNADLVLLDEPFSALDAISRYQLQNLAYELLKNKSVLLVTHDPQEALRLSQRIFVLRSPQPNQSALSDVIKPEGKAPRDLNQNNLWMLQQQLLNELLEGKR; this is encoded by the coding sequence ATGGTGAATATTCAGGATCTTAGTCTTGCTTTTGGAGAGCAAGTACTATTTGAACACCTTGATTTAACGCTTTTGCCTAATGAGTGGGTCAGTTTACTTGGCTGCTCTGGTGTAGGTAAATCAACGCTTTTGAGATTAATTGCAGGGCTTGAAATACCAGGAAAAGTTCAAGGCAATATCACCTCCCATCCTCATATTCGAGTGGCATGGTTACCGCAAAAAGATACCCTTTATCCTTGGCTTTCAATTGTTGATAACGTCCAATTAGAAAACGTACTATTTGGAAATAAATCTGCAAAAACCACCATTCGAGCCAAAGTATTACTTGAACAAGTGGGTATGTCAGAGCATCTGCATAAAAACAGTGCTCAATTATCTGGAGGGCAAAAACAAAGAGTGGCGCTCGCTCGAGTATTAATGCAAAACGCTGATTTAGTTTTACTTGATGAACCATTCTCTGCCCTTGATGCGATTAGTCGTTACCAATTACAAAACTTGGCCTATGAACTATTAAAAAATAAATCAGTATTATTAGTTACCCATGATCCTCAAGAAGCATTACGCTTAAGCCAACGTATTTTTGTATTACGTTCACCGCAGCCTAATCAATCAGCATTATCCGATGTTATAAAACCTGAAGGTAAAGCACCACGAGATCTAAACCAAAATAATTTGTGGATGCTCCAACAGCAATTATTGAACGAGTTATTAGAGGGAAAAAGATGA